CGCAAAATTCCGATGAAAATCTTCCCGGCTGTGCATTATTCAATGGGCGGCATGTGGGTCGACTATAATCAAATGACGAATATTCCCGGCTTGTTCGCAGCAGGGGAATGTGAATATCAATACCACGGGGCCAACCGTCTGGGAGCGAATTCCCTGGTCTCTGCCATTTATGGCGGGATGGTCTCCGGTCCGAAGGCTGTGGAATACATCAAGGGCCTTAAGAAATCGGTGCAGGATATCTCCTCCACGGTGTTCGACAGCTTCCACAAGACGCAGACCGATAAATATGAGTCGCTGCTGGGGATGACTGGCACAGAGAATGCTTACGTGATCCATAAGGAGCTTGGCGAGTGGATGACGGCGAACATGACCGTGGTGCGTGAGAACAAAAAGCTGGAAGCGACGATCGGCAAAATCAAAGAGCTGAAGGAACGCTACAAGAATATCAATATGAGCGACACTTCGCGCTGGAGCAACCAGGGGGTAGCATTCACCCGCCAGCTGTGGAACATGCTGGAGCTGTCAGAGGCGATGACGCTTGGAGCGCTGCTGCGCAACGAGAGCCGGGGCGCACATTACAAGCCGGAGTTCCCGACGCGTAACGATGAGGAATTCCTCAAGACCACCAAAGCCGCATGGACAGCAGACGGCCCGCAGATCTCATACGAGGAAGTCGATGTATCGCTGATTCCTCCGCGCGTGCGGGATTACTCGAAGGACTGACAGGTTAGACTAACCAAATTTTCTAGGAGGTAACTGACATGGCGGAAACAGCAGCAGCTCCCAAAAACGTGAAATTTATTATTACCCGCCAGGATGAACCGGAGACCAGCCCCTATACGGAGGAGTTCGAGCTTGCCTACCGTCCGGGGATGAACGTAATCAGTGCGCTGATGGAGATTCAGCGGAATCCGGTGAATGCGAAAGGCGATAATACGGTTCCTGTATGCTGGGAATCCAACTGTCTGGAAGAGGTCTGCGGCGCCTGCTCCATGGTCATCAACGGCAAGCCCCGTCAGGCCTGTGCCGCGCTGATCGACAATCTGGAGCAGCCGGTGCGCATTGAGCCGATGAAGACCTTCCCGGTTGTCCGCGACCTGGTGATTGACCGCAGCCGGATGTTCAATGCCCTGAAGCGGGTCAAGGCCTGGATTCCGATTGACGGCACGTATGATCTCGGTCCGGGACCGCGTATGCCGGAGAAGAAGCGCCAGTGGGCCTATGAGCTGTCCAAATGCATGACCTGTGGCGTCTGCCTGGAGGCTTGTCCGAATGTCAACGAGAAGACCAACTTCATCGGGCCGGCAGCCATCTCGCAGGTTCGCCTGTTCAACGCTCACCCGACAGGTGAGATGAACGCAGAAGAGCGCCTGGATGCGGTCATGGGAGACGGCGGCATCGACGGCTGCGGCAACTCGCAGAACTGTGTGCGGGCTTGCCCGAAGGGCATTCCGCTCACGACCTCCATTGCCGAGATCAACAAGCAGACAACCAAGCATATGTTCAAGCGCTGGCTGGGTGTCTGACCATATTTCAGACCCTTCGTCTATAAACAGAATCTTAGCAGGCCATTCAGGTGTCATTCCTGGGTGGCCTGTTTGGCTGCGCCTGGCATAGTAACAGGTACGGATGTTTCTGGCCGGCTGGAAAAAGGGTACATGTGTAGACAGCCTGTAATGAAGAGCCTGAAGCTGCATAGAATAGCCATACGTCTGCAGGTTCCAATAAATATAGGTGTATATGTTATAATCTACATAGCCAAGTGGAAACGGCTTTGCCGTCCTTTTAAAGGACGGTATCGTTTCAGCGAGAAATAGAAGGATAATTTATAGCGTAAAACCTATAAATTCTTATATTTTGAAGATAACCGTCTGACAGCGGATAACGGGGAGGAATGACTGTGATTTGCCGTGAACAGGATGGAATGCTTGTAATGACGAAGCAGCATGAGCACGGGCTGCTGGCCGGAGAATTTGCTAAGTGGTTCAAGGAAGAACATACGCCTGCGGAAGGCCGCCGGGCTGAGGTACTGTGGGCAGTAAGCAACCATGACCGGGGCTGGATTGATCTGGATGAGACACCGTTCTGGAATGATGCGGAGGGGCTGCCCTACAGCTTCCTCGATTTTCCGGTTGTGCCGAAGCTGACCTTTTATAGACGGGGAATCGATGAGATTGAAGCGGAGACGCCATACGGGGCGCTGCTGTGCAGTTCGCATTTTGAACGGTTAATTGAGGTGTCGGGTGAGGAATGCCCGGAGCTGACGCAATATCTGCAGGATGAAGCGGACCGCCGCGCCCGTATCCACCGGGCGCTGGAGCAGAGCAAGCCGCTTGAAGAAGGCGAGCTGTATTATGATGCCAGACTGCTGCAGTTCTGCGATGATCTGTCGCTGTTCCTGGCGCTTAGTAGGCCGGGCAGCGCCGAATCCGAGAAGCACCCCTGGTTCGCAGACGGCTTCTCCGGCAGTGAGGAGTTCAGCTTCACCTCCGGCCGTGCCATTGAGGCGGAGTGGCAGGACAGTGCTACGCTGACCCTGACTCCGTTCCCGTTCACGCAGGAGGTTGAAGTCAATTTCAAGCAGCGGCGGGTCAGCCGGGCGGACATTAAGGATAAGGGAATTGCCCGCGCCTACCGCGAGGCTCCTGAGGAAGAATGCCGGATCAAGGTCATTAGCGGACCGGAGGAAGATTCGCGGGCTAAGACTGGAGCGGGTTACCGCACTAAGGGATAGTATAAGTCCGGGCTAGCCGCTGCTCTGCGAGTATCGTCATGACCGGATAAGGACCTTCCCGGCGGGAAGCCGGGAGCATAGAACAGGAGCGTAAAGGCTATGGCATGGTGGATCTGCTGAACCTGATCGAACTGGGCAACCTTGTGTCATGC
The sequence above is a segment of the Paenibacillus sp. FSL R7-0204 genome. Coding sequences within it:
- a CDS encoding DUF3891 family protein encodes the protein MICREQDGMLVMTKQHEHGLLAGEFAKWFKEEHTPAEGRRAEVLWAVSNHDRGWIDLDETPFWNDAEGLPYSFLDFPVVPKLTFYRRGIDEIEAETPYGALLCSSHFERLIEVSGEECPELTQYLQDEADRRARIHRALEQSKPLEEGELYYDARLLQFCDDLSLFLALSRPGSAESEKHPWFADGFSGSEEFSFTSGRAIEAEWQDSATLTLTPFPFTQEVEVNFKQRRVSRADIKDKGIARAYREAPEEECRIKVISGPEEDSRAKTGAGYRTKG
- the sdhB gene encoding succinate dehydrogenase iron-sulfur subunit, producing the protein MAETAAAPKNVKFIITRQDEPETSPYTEEFELAYRPGMNVISALMEIQRNPVNAKGDNTVPVCWESNCLEEVCGACSMVINGKPRQACAALIDNLEQPVRIEPMKTFPVVRDLVIDRSRMFNALKRVKAWIPIDGTYDLGPGPRMPEKKRQWAYELSKCMTCGVCLEACPNVNEKTNFIGPAAISQVRLFNAHPTGEMNAEERLDAVMGDGGIDGCGNSQNCVRACPKGIPLTTSIAEINKQTTKHMFKRWLGV